The Solea solea chromosome 15, fSolSol10.1, whole genome shotgun sequence genome segment TCACTACATTCTCCAcattcatcaccttcatcaccaCCTTCACCTTCACCACCTTCATCACTACATTCACCaccttcatcaccttcatcactaCATTCACCACCTTCATCACCATCTTCACCACCTTCATCACCACATATCACAACAAATTGTCTCAAATGTTAAATTCCAACACTTTTCCTGAGCAGAGCGTTctacagtttcctgttttaatgTCTAAATCAGAAGGAAGGACTGGGCTGATtgacccctcccccctcccctcccctccctgaaaaacaaagacaaggaGGAGAAGAATCAGAAATAAAGGGAAGGAGTGGTGAAGTCAAGGATGTCCATCTGTTTCTGTCGTTGTCTCGTGGAGGACGATGAGCGTGATTCACTTTGGTCCTGAGCTACAACGCAGACGTCCTCGTGCAGACCTGCTGCAACGACGGCACGacacagaggaaaacagaagAATGATGAGGTGCAGGACGTTTTTGGATCTTTACAGCTCAGTCTCATCACTGCTTCTATTTTTATAACTCTATATAACCTTTAAGTTGATGTATTTCTGTATAATAATGTGCAATTTATGAATCTCTGCcaaacaataaaagtaaaaatacactGTGTTTCCTCAATCAGTCCTGATGTTAACATATGAAGGTGAAACTTAAAGGGATCGTTCTGTACTttggaaaaacagcaggaacgcCACTGAACTAAATACTCACCGAGTAGAATATTCTATTTTAGGAATGTGTTCATTTTAGGAATACTTCAtctcacttttccaacaggaaactgaagtttgtaaaccgctcgctctcccacaccaaaccaggagctgctggtctactgctgcctcgtgtggtcactttgtgtcactgagttactGTAAGTCTAAATTAAGtatttcaaatgctgaaatCACAAAcgtaacatatttgaacttagtgatgtaggcagcagtggatcaacaactcctgtgtgtgatgggctttggtgtgggagagtgagtggtttacaaacctccctcactattcctttaaatccacattttgAATTGGAATTTTTTTGCATAATAAACAGATATTAACAACAATCAGAGACAAACAATGTCTATATTTTactatatgaatatatatatgtatatacactcTCACTGTTGTTAGactgtattattttctttgacatgattattataatttttattgttattattattaatgtcattattattattatcgttactactactactactactaataatagtaacaatagTAAAAAGCCTTATTATAGCAGCGagagattataaaaaaaaacattacaggcACTGTGGCACATGTTCAAtgtaattacatatttatttatgtcaacaTGTTAAGAACAAAGTGTCATGAGTGAGTAAAGTGTGCATAAACATACGTGTTCATTATGTAGCCTAATGTAAATCTACACAATACTAAATATTCAGCTTAAGTGTACTGACTGTGACATTAGTTATGTGCTGGTCATCACGTCATATCAGTGATTAGCTAGCGTGGAGCTTGTTAAGCAGGTGTGCAGTCGGCTTCTTTATGAAAGTTAAAGCTTGACAACTGAGGCTTAGGGGGCAAACAATACACTGGCCTGGATTCATTCATGTGTTACCTGGCTGGTGGGACAGGGCCGGGAGCAGGTGTGTGCGGGCCACAGAtgtgcactgctgctgcaggtgcCTCCGTTTGTGCGCTCTCTGCGCGTTCACGTTGACAAAGGAAGAGAGGTGTGTGCGGCGGAGGAGGAGCGGTGGCATATTAATTATCACACGGTTTTAATCGTGGAGAATTTATAGATGATCATGTCAGCATGGGCCACATACACTGTTTGAAATAACAACCAACTTTCAAAAGGGCACTTGCTTGGTACAGAGGGCAACGGCAGGTGCTATAGCACCACCTAGTGTCTacctgtgcacgccactggtACTAACAATATATATCTGTGCTGTTGCTCGGCTGAAAACGTGACGAGTGGGTGAAGTTTTCACCAGAGTTTGATTTTGTGCTTCTAAAGTGAATGATTTACACTCATCACTCACTGTCTGCTGTTTGGAGGAGTGAAGTGAATCTGATCCTGAATCCTGTCAAACAGCCAGAAtaatactattattactattattattattattactattattactgctgctgcaggaCGAGGACTTCGACTGAGGCGAGTCCACTGCTTAAAGCCCAAAGCTGGTGTtttgctgccctctacaggctACATGAAGGAATGTGGAAGACCATTTTAACCTCTGTCCTTTTTCCAGGATCACTGTCTGCACTCTGTCAGCCTTATTTAACACATGTACCAGATAAAGCTTGGAcaatatgggggggggggaataataataattattatttatcacaGACTGTACAAagtgaaaactgtgaaaaatggccaggaaaagaacaaaatacaaaataaaaatctcaatTATTTTTGTCCGATGTCGACGGGGaatgagtgagggagcgcaaagaacgagTGTATTCTCAAaccataaaatacaatatttttgaatcaTTAAATCgatgttttatttgcttctgTATATAAATATTGACACAGATCTAATTCCATACATACAGAATTAGCAGGTGATCTATCTCAGATGTTACATACTAGAGCTTTAATTCTATACTTCATGttcttttccctcttttttaaTTCCCAGTGTTGAATTTTTCCCCTCTGCAGCATCAGTAGACAGAGCCAGCCTCCAAACACACGACATTCTTCCtgattctccctctctctctctctctccctctctccctccctccctctctctctgtgtgtgtgtatgcatgtgtgtgtgtgtgtgtgtgtgtgggttttttctattttttcctcAGGTTGTGAAGCAGGATTACGCTCACGAGCAGCACATACACCGAACCTCAAGCACCGTCCGCGCCGCCTGAGTTCCGTGCAGCAGTAGCAgaagcagcggcggcagcagcagaggctgAGGGTTCGATTCCTGTCTGTCTGCGGAGGAGAAAACAGGTAGAAACTTGGGGGGAGGCGGTGGGAGAGGGAaggaagaggggggggggggggggggggtgttgttCGTTTTTCATGCCTGGGCGCTGATCCAGAGAGACGGGGTTCGCTTGATATTTCACGTCTAATGTGATTACACAGCGTAAAGGAGGCGGGCGGGGCTTGTTATTAAGACGTTATTACGGCGCCTTCTGTTGTAGCAAGCTAACGCTGCGCCGCTAACGAacatcaccctcctcctcctcctcctcctccttcttctctgtgaCGTAACAAGCACTGATAAACAcgtaaatacacattttagtGTTCAGTAATGTCGTCACGACGTGTTTATTTGCTGTGAAAATGCGATTCGAGCGCAGTTTAGCGCGTGTTAACGTAGCTGCGTAGCTGTACACTTAGGTTAGCTTACAGTTCGGCCCTGGCTGAGTGGCTCGCGCGGTGTTGCCGCTGCTCACGCGCCGCGCGCGGACGTGCACCGCACGCGCACCACacattaatatacatatatgtatgccCCTCCTCCTCGTCCGCGCGGACACAGGAGCGTTGATTAGTTCGGACACGGAAGCGTTAGCTGGCGCGAGGCCGCAGTACATGaacctccccacacacacacacacacacacacacgcgagtgAACGGTAGTCTTTGTCAAAAACGACCTTTACTCACTAGTTCACCGACagtatgtttgttttcactcataaTACAACATGTTTAAGTTGATTTAAACACGTCTAAACTATTTAACATGGTTTAACCCAGACTAACCTGGTTTACATTCAAATTTGAAGCCAAATTTAACTGAATTTTCCCAGAATTCAGAGGGAAATGTacgcttctgtgtgtgtgtttacgtccTCTGATGTTAAACAAATATTTCAATAAGATAAGCAGAGGGTGTTCAGGTCACTTAGAGGaagtatatgaaaaaaaaacagggattaGCTCAGtcgttcccaaagactgggtcgggacccacaggtGGGTCGCCGGGGATTTGTTTCATGTccccaaacaaacaaattgcAGGAATTTCCCAGCATTTATTAAACCTttacatgtgtttatgtttttaaatattatatgaatataataaaatatataaatattaaaacatattttggaAGTAGTTGTAATTTGcaacattatgcacaaattgtATATAAAGTTTGAGATTAGCTAGATTAGATTAGCTCATATTGACCATAATGGTCAAAATCACATAATTGGATATCGGACAAAGAACATTTTtacgatgaatcaattattaactgAATACTAAAGTAATTAGTCAACTATTATGTTAATACATTTTGATcggttttgttgtttctgtgatttttcagcttcttaaatgtgaatatttcctggtttctttgctccttataTCAAAGAAAcgattaaaactgaattatttatcaattttgaaaataaataatggttGATTTGTCCAGTTTGAGTGGAACTactttgttttacagtgtgtgttgtggaTGATTCAGGGTCATTCGGTGTGTTGTAGTGTGCTGGAAAAATCAACACCCACAATCtacagtatctgtgtgtgcgtgtgttattgtgtgcagctgtttgtgtgtctcactccttttcttttttaatccctgTGAGTCCAGAGGAAAATGTCCGccagaggaggaaagaagaagGCCACTAAGCTGTCCCGCTCGTCCCGGGCAGGCGTCATCTTTCCTGTGGGGAGGATGATGAGGTACCTGAGAACAGGCACGCACAAATACCGCATCGGCATGGGGGCGCCGGTCTACATGGCAGCTGTCATTGAGTACCTGGCAGGTAAGGTACCGGGAAGAGGGAAATatgtctcccacaccaaagtccattaagGAAACTGGCATTTTTACATCAAAGCACacatgttgatccactgctgcctccatcactaagttcaaatgtcttatttattaAAATTCTGTCttcaaaatcactgattttctctatggggtttggtgtgggagagttttcattcaaaataaaggcTTTTTAAGTCGCacgctaaccctaacccagataATAAGACGAAGAGTAAAGCGcttacatatatacagtatctttaTATATCAACGCTTCATTGAATCCAGACAGACAACAACGGCTGAACATGTCAACAATTACGATCAACTCTTTCTTCAGTGAGACAATCTGTAAAATGacagatacatttaaaaaacaaacaaactcagatCTGTTCAAACAGCGGGGAACTACGGAGCCCTGGAGGTTAGGGTACTAAGTAGCACGTGCACTTTAGTAAAGCGCGCATGCAAGATCGTAAAGCGCACGTGCAACTTATTATCTGGTTTTAGTAAAGCACACGTACACTTTAGTAAAAAGCACATGTGAGATAGTAAAGCGCACGTACAACTTATTATCTGGCTTTAGTAAAGCGCTCGTACACTTTAGTAAAGCACTCGTGAACTTTAGTAAAGCGCGTGTGCGAGATAGTAAAGTGCATGTGTGACTTATTTTCTTTTGCATGTGAGTTATAAAgcgtgtgcgacttattatctcgttAGATCGCTTTAAAAAGTCCGTCTATGTCACCTCCAGGGCTGCGTACTGTCTGAAGTTCAGATGAAGCAGTGAACATAATCTGGAGATACTATAGACTTAAGCTGacatatattttcatatttgttaAATAGTTTATCTcttctggcagccatgttgtcagtTAGACTGAATGTCCAGGTTCCAGGCTGGTTTCAGGGAAATGTCAGCTCATCGTGGCCTATCCCTGTAACATTAAAAGAAGAATACGAAGGGTTTAAAGCTGTCAGACTTCCTCACTTTCATATCTGATGGTTTctacactgtgtttttgttttctttcctcgaAGCTGAGATCTTGGAGTTGGCGGGAAACGCAGCTCGGGACAACAAGAAAGGCCGAATAACTCCCCGGCACATCAAACTAGCTGTGGCTAACGACGAGGAGCTCAACCAGGTAAAACAGCCGATCGTCTGTGGAGGCGGCGACTCATGTTGTCGTCAGAACTCTCTCACTCATCACTTGAAATGTGTCGTCCGGCAGCTTCTGCGGGGCGTGACCATCTCAAATGGCGGTGTTCTGCCCCGCATCCACCCGGAGCTGCTCTCAAAGAAGCGGGGAGGACGCGTGAAGGTGGACAGCCAGTCGTCCGTCCCCgagaagcaggaggaggtcTCAAAGCGTAAGAAGCCCGTCAAAACCTTCAAGAAGGTCAAAGGCAAACGAGGACGAAAGCCAAAGGTCAGTCTGTACGGGAGGGACATGGAGGACCATTAAAGAGACAGTTTACAAACGAGGCAGGCAGTGAAGACATGTCTTTGACAACCGTTACTAataagaaactgaagtttgattGTCTTCGTATTATcccaacccacaggagacagaaagactacagaacgtccggtggttttatttcatgttgagctacagtcagtcgtcctctaacatccatgtcacagacatcacagacatcacagacttCACAGTCGTCACAGACGTCACGCACTTCACAGacttcacagacatcacagactttacagacatcacagacttcacagacatcacagatttcacagacatcacagacgtcacagacttcacagacgtcacagacgtcAAAGACGTCACAGacttcacagacgtcacagacatcacagacttCACAGatttcacagacatcacagacgtcTAAAAAAGTCTAATGCAAAGTTTGACAGCAACagttttcatatcacagctcgactacaaacatcaTATaaaatgctaagctaactcGTCTTCGTTTTGTTGCTCCGTCTCTTTTGAGTACATGATCATATCATAATTGacatatttcagtgttttggtctaataatcattgattggttttataactgcaggcgCACTCGCCCACAACAACGGCAGTGATCTATCTGTGTCTCAGCCGCGAAGCTGACCTACTGcgttcagtgtctctgtgtctctgtgtgaggacatgagacaaatcatctgaatattcctcaacagttgatGTCAacgtatcccccccccccactcgaTTTTGAGTtgaaatttcagggcttcagtcgaccatGAATTTCTCTCCTTAGGCAGCGAGCTGAGAAGCTTAAAACTTGAATAATTGAAactttcatttctctctcttccatTCGACAAAGAGCACAGACAACGACAAAGACTCAGTACCAAACTCCACGGCTGAGGACGGTCCAGGAGACGGATTCACCATCCTCTCTGCAAAGAGTCTGTTCCTCGGACAAAAGGTGACGTACATTATGGATCATGTCAGTGTAAATAATATGAAATctaaaatggtacagtacatGACGACCTGCTGACGCTGTGCATCCACAGCTTTCACTAACAGAGAGTGAAATCAGCAAGATCGGAACAATCAAGGTGGAGGGGATCATAAACCCGACCAATGCAGAGATGGACCTGAAAGACGGAGTCGGTGAGGACGCGTTTCACACACTGTGGACAGTTAGATCACACATGTCCTCACTCAGCGTTTCTGAAACGTATCTTCATGATGTTCAAACTCATCGCACAGGTTCTTTATATTAAAGCCATAAAATAACAACTGTATTCATGCATCCTAAACAGTTATTTAACCTTCATTTAAACAGGAATAATTAAAGTTAGGATACAACGATGAAAGCATACAACATACTCAATACCATGTagaaaatatatacattaaaatataCTAAAAGCAAGATTCTAGCATTCATCAAGtgtcttattgtgtttttcagcATCATTTACAGTTGACAACAGACAAAATTTACTTTAGTTTGGCtcaatttcacaataaaagtgtttgttttgatacagaATTTCATGTAATTTACAGTAAAAACGTTTATGATGCgaaatgaatcaaaaacaaaatcgttttcacacattttccttttttttgggtCATTATTGTTGGTTTCTATGCCGACGATCTACTGCTTTTTCACAATCACTTCAGAATGAAGGAACgtgtgcagtgtttttcttataTATACAGAATAGTGTGTTTAATCtcttctggttctggttctgtgtGTTCAGGGAACGCTCTGGAGAAGGCCGGAGGTCGGGAGTTCCTGGACGCAGTGAAAGAGCTGCGGAAAGCACAGGGACCTCTAGAGGTGGCGTCAGGTACTGACTTTCAAGTGTTTGTCTCACTGTTAGTCTATGAAATCAGGAACATATATATTCTCTGCTTTACTTCTTTGTGACACAGACATTTctgctcctgcaccaaacctcatCAGTAAAATCAGTGAgcgttgttgatccactgctgcctccatcagtaattccaaatgtgttatttaatgaatttggtgtttgaaataagtagtgacacaatgtgaccacacggggcagcagtagaccagccacatcattgattttctctatggactttggtgtgggagagtgattcatttttctgtcatgaAAGTTAAAGATGaggcctcagtgtgtgtgtgtgtgtgtgtgtgtgtgcagtggcgGTGAGTCAGGCCAGTGGGATGGCAGCTCGCTTCATCATCCACTGTAACGTCCCTCAGTGGGGTTCAGAGAAGTGTGAGGACCAGCTGGAGAAGACGGTGAAGAACTGTCTGTCAGCAGCAGAAGAGAAGAAGCTCAAGTCTGTCGCGTTCCCTTCACTTCCTGCTGGACGGTGAGcgacgctctcacacacacacacacacacacatacacacacacagacttcgACTTGACAGCGTCAGCTTAAGTCTGCGATGTTttaagaacgtgttcacgtctttatctcactgtacgacaggaaactgaggtttgtgacACGTTGTAAAGACAAACCTTtacctcctgcaccaaacctcacagagaaaaccagtgattttatcacacacacacacacacacacacacacagacttcgACTTGACAGCGTCAGCTTAAGTCTGCGATGTCttaagaacgtgttcacgtctttatctcactgtacgacaggaaactgaggtttgtgacACGTTGTAAAGACAAACCTTTACCTTctgcaccaaacctcacagagaaaaccagtgattttatcacacacacacacacacacacacacacacacacacaggagatgttgatccactgctgcctccatcactatgttcaaatgtctgattttgtcacttcagcctttgaaaatcttaatttagatttatttaagtgacacaaagtgaccacacgaggcagcagtggatcagcagctcctgtgtccctttgagctaaaatcactgattttctctacgggctttggtgtgggagagtgagtggtttcctgtccCTTGAGTCTTTTGTACTTTAGTTTAAGTCTACGGTATCTTAACAGCaggttcacgtctttatctcactgttagacaaacaggaaacggaagtttgtaaaccactcactctcccacaccaaagcccacagaaaaccagtgattttaacatcacacacacacacgagatgtcgatccactgctgcctccattcaAGTCCAAATGTGTAATTTAgtgtgggggtggagtggctcagtggttaagaccctgtgtgcaaagacttcatggtcgcaagttcaactccacccctggcaggttgtactcaattcccttgtaagtcgctttggattaaagtgtctgctaaatgacatgtaatgacatgtaatgacatgtaatgacttcagtgtttgagatAAGTAGTTTGGGTTTAtgttagtgacacaaagtgaccacacggggcagcagtagaccgctcctgtgtccacatgaGGTCAAAATCAACGATGAGGTTTGGTGTTGTGGAAAAATGAGGCGTTTACAGACTTCGCCAGAGTCCTGCTACACTGAGAGTGAGCAGAATGCAGCGCCCCCTGTTGTCAGTGGAGATGATTGCTGTGACCTTGTCTCCCACAGGAACGGATTCCCAAAGCAAACGGCCGCGCAGCTCATCCTCAAGGCCATCTCCAACCACTTTGTGTCGTCCGCCAGCTCCTCCCTGAAAAACATTTACTTTGTTCTGTTTGACAGCGAGAGCATCGGGATCTACCTGCAGGAAATGGCCAAGCTGGACGCCAAGtgaggacccccccccccccccacgtgtgtgtgtgtgtgtgtgtgtgtgtgcgcgtgtgtgtgtgtgtgtgtgtagtcggccatgtttttactttctcagtgttgtttgttgtaGACACGACGACAGTAGGGTTTTTGGTTAaagagataaaaataataataataataataaagaaataaagaaaaacaaagaaaaaaaagctgttatTTGTGAGTGTCGTTGATGTTTATGTCCCGCTGTCCCTTCACCAGATGAATTCTTTATAGATTAGATCATTTGCTGTTTTCTCTGATGTTTTTACATTCCATGTACAAATATAACAGTTTTAGTTTTTCCTCTCTGGCTGCTGTAGTTTCTGATGCAGTTAGTTtactaagaaataaaaaaagaaaaaagaaaggaaaaaactgtggttctcattttttttgctttgaaataAAGACCCAGATGTTTTTACACCACGTGTTTTTACAACGGCTTGTTTTTCTACCATTTCAATAATCTGAGACTGCAacaaccaccagggggcaggaTTTTAATCATTTCCTCACTCAGATTACAATCAAATGTGATTCTATTTATATTTCTCACTGTTTCAGCCAAtttgtttttagttatttacgttgtagtttttttttttggataaatcacattatttaaataataatgacgGAGTAATCTGCCAATTTTGACTCAGAGATTatgtaaatgtgcttttataAGTTTTTGGGGTACATTTCTGAAATTTTATCACCAGAATTAAATCAGAATATTTAAGttatgatacaatattatcatatttaaatcacagtattaaatatttaaatatgaatatttattttctcagttttcTTGCGTAAAAAGTGAAGATGTATGCAGCTCAGTGTTTACAGACGACTTTAAATAAACAGAGAGATAAACTCCATAATGTGCATAATTACATTGACATTCTAGTGATtgtcacacatttgaactttcACTCTTCTATAAAGGGTTTAAATGGGGTTGCTGTAGCGCCACCGTCAGGACCTGAGGAATAATATCAGCAAATATGACACTTAAAACTGGCGGAAGTGAAGTTTCCTCATAAAAAGAGTGAGACAAGAGCCTGCCGCTGCCACAAGAGGGCAGTAAAGTACACAATATACACCATAGAGATGTCCTCATTGACTGTCTTTATGTCACACTGTTgataaattaaatatgtttatctAAAGTTTACATTTACTCGACCACAAAATTCAAATATTAAAGTTGTGtataatatttaaacatttaactttCATCTGTATCAGTTTAACGATGTCTCTGGTTGTGTGGAGAATGACGTTACAGTTAATTTCCAACAAGAAcctgacatttgtgtcactttgtaaaccactcactctcccacaccaaagtccagagagaaaatcagtgattttaacatcacacacagtgtgagtgttttacaaacttcagtttctagaCAGAGAAAGTTGTTTTAATGGTGAAATAAAGataaatcatttcaaattaaaatggcacacagacacacggtaAATCAACGGGACGACAGTGGACGTGGAGACTCCGTGTCTCTCAGCAGAGAGCGATAAGACAGTGGTGTCGTCTCTCATCGGGGACATGGACGCGTGAGGTCACGCCCCCCCCCGCAGCCTCCTTTGATCGAGACATGTGTCCACAGCGGGGATAAAACTGTCGTTAACGACAACAGCTGCAGACACGAGCCCCTCCCTCCGTTCACATGGACTCTCCCTGTCTGCGGCGACTAAAGCCACAGTTTTTCTGAAGCCACTCGTGAACGTGAAGAAACACATCAGAGTATCAGTGTCCTGTCACAGTGACAGCTGGAGACGCCTCAACGCGTCTGAGGAACCATCAattcttcatcctcatcctcatcctcagctTTAGCCACTAAAGGTCACGGTGAGGACCCTGATGTTATGTaccacacaggtgtgtgagtggtgCTTTATGTaccacacaggtgtgtgagtcTGTTTTATGTACCACACAGGTGTGTGAATCTGCTTTATGTaccacacaggtgtgtgagtggtgCTTTATGTaccacacaggtgtgtgagtggtgCTTTATGTACCACACAGATGTGTTAGTCGTGGTTTATGTaccacacaggtgtgtgagtggtgCTTTATGTaccacacaggtgtgtgagtggtgCTTTATGTaccacacaggtgtgtgagtggtgCTTTATGTACCACACAGATGTGTTAGTTGCGGTTTATGTACCACAAAGATGTGTGAGTGGTGCTTTATGTACCATacaggtgtgtgagtggtgCTTTATGTaccacacaggtgtgtgagtcTGCTTTATGTaccacacaggtgtgtgagtcGTGGTTTATGTaccacacaggtgtgtgagtggtgCTTTATGTaccacacaggtgtgtgagtggtgCTTTATGTACCACACAGGTGTGTTAGTCGTGGTTTATGTaccacacaggtgtgtgagtggtgCTTTATGTACCACACAGGTGTGTTAGTCGTGGTTTATGTaccacacaggtgtgtgagtggtgCTTTATGTACCACACAGATGAGTTAGTCGTGCTTTAT includes the following:
- the LOC131474371 gene encoding core histone macro-H2A.2 codes for the protein MSARGGKKKATKLSRSSRAGVIFPVGRMMRYLRTGTHKYRIGMGAPVYMAAVIEYLAAEILELAGNAARDNKKGRITPRHIKLAVANDEELNQLLRGVTISNGGVLPRIHPELLSKKRGGRVKVDSQSSVPEKQEEVSKRKKPVKTFKKVKGKRGRKPKSTDNDKDSVPNSTAEDGPGDGFTILSAKSLFLGQKLSLTESEISKIGTIKVEGIINPTNAEMDLKDGVGNALEKAGGREFLDAVKELRKAQGPLEVASVAVSQASGMAARFIIHCNVPQWGSEKCEDQLEKTVKNCLSAAEEKKLKSVAFPSLPAGRNGFPKQTAAQLILKAISNHFVSSASSSLKNIYFVLFDSESIGIYLQEMAKLDAK